In the genome of Leishmania braziliensis MHOM/BR/75/M2904 contig, possible fusion of chromosomes 20 and 34, one region contains:
- a CDS encoding ATP-dependent RNA helicase-like protein, with product MTIRCLAFAVASPRLPSTHHHTRQQNDAESVRALLHIRFSSSVCVCVHSHGAIGGARSTGSSSTPLSEMPHACWQNSVFPLLSRHRLLGYPLFFAPSPLPHPISFSLADMGTFSHFFIRGSGLCVIATVPGMCSSMSCPCWRPWRMQTRQWEGRSCVLLTVATVACHLSNGRAGTAHVPGNSGAFSHTSSSAPRYRSQECGAIDSRASPQPHRVVRCCLKRTTPSPAKEAVSPAVKSSSRDESSLAALLISLETVGPSNTQRQQSALPTSSRKRTPRLTPTLFSPAKSQARAEPKPTPVLSPSSSCFPNNSTAASELKRTGNPTQRPPHKCAEMNRYSDKPLQEGTFSSMGEQREQRVQLRRARRRMSRTPQASRIRSLPGGRLEDATGVSPLAVDRGAEKRVVEMLRRSQQQTSPDAEFAMRDPTVHHIPHSKLMRCVLELPLSSRCDGDGAEQKEVFAIGQSRKAKIARALCFMHAEQLLDHYMSSRGRPSSPTAGASAVPPPLEEAVLPPLPKTPQPHEYRSWDEYVDASAAYVQAVAAHVKQEGYMREEVLQSGHPVVDRATELLRRYPKRYCRPTALQDLNESLRDASSLMTTAHLAGTVFVATLVLDSRTGLTATGVAKNMKTAKRQCAAHALCILQLLKEDVERQQEADGTGHSRRRGAQKGSSGSSTKKGLSHQPSAPLESILRQLQPAYRRIVQYHHLLFGKASLTPQTSFTKESNTTSGSNSTITYRCHLTLNGLCCDATGINRFEAERAAMEAAMTNLMLYDERLQAVQAFVNAHLSISPESIPSAALPAELVFQLQAQLRQVTQQPEDVAADAATDVATGKTGSDDGADIADDRSDRARGMSERALLDLTQRSFARDPSYAAQMLQSMLALRRNPVYLTQFHPCRSTLAMATVKAQLLDAVQRHRVTVVCGTTGCGKTTQVPQYILDYEIEHGRGGLCNILVTQPRRLSSFSIAERIAQERLGTVGEDVGYAVRLDARPGRHITICTTGVLLQIFSTHPELEHISHLIIDEVHERDINCDVVLALVKQLLARNLRLRVVLMSATMQADVFARYFGTDTPVVQVEGAVYPVTIRYLEDIAAEAATAQFCSPSLDAVSSADSDQQDEGKKREHTTPIPLVKSSTTASRRVNTRKYLKIDYNLIAYLVHRSVQVDLQNNTDGKSILVFLPGWKELTSAMAAIMEYSGPYALPDAKGRFYIILLHSTVDNAKQRECFMPAPPGTVKVVLATNIAESGITIDDAAVVIDTGLIKTTSWESRPTLPCHQGTTDTIGSSTSRRPTVAHVPLEKVPEDGRAGGSRGSGDTAASTPFFSTQLTLGYASQANCTQRKGRAGRTQGGMCYRLFTKELWNSLPAFPEADIHRVPLMQVLLKLLSLGHANPKATLQTFLEPPSSTNVDASMEVLRGISAVGKTDALTPLGEYLALLPCDPRIGKMIIVGAVLRCLDSVLTVAACTDVCPYVTSRDVAAEARKRRYLLSRSSQSDHISFLNAYNAFCANGEKEDFARLNLLHLGNLRVISKYKAQYRDILRHAGLISAQDELEEDGEMVDSIDAAGDPVHGHLGGDSGTIKETAVHSEGGKLNLSSGDSRTQDVRVPGWVPLSYPGTLCVDTSALSRHSFDVALVKACVCAALFPNVALLRPPANTLSSMRRLHAARKVELRTKHFFSIKPTKDSVCRRVDGPRGGDAPGRDELLRELRRDSQAVTTDSTTSSTSPVQPVPALFYVFQDVFGVRDPRRDFLTSLSAVSLWALLLFGASESTTEYNAELSICVVDGWIAVHIDRATYALVTQLRQSLFQCLRRKYHNPQDPQNNSALKTVTEVCRRLLKAPVLEMPAAKSLDTAGSTTCKTAAGRQQSPWQLVDMGTIIDPLVHLRHGDSADGSATAVAGENALLNLDGGGDGDEDDDNEGLPNFNSVDGDDDDNDGNATEDGDQLK from the coding sequence ATGACCATACGTTGTCTCGCATTCGCAGTGGCCTCCCCCCGCCTTCCCTCGACACATCATCACACACGACAGCAGAACGACGCAGAATCCGTACGCGCGCTTCTGCACAttcgtttctcttcctctgtttgtgtgtgtgtccacaGTCACGGCGCTATTGGTGGCGCTCGCTCGACTGGTAGCTCCTCCACGCCGCTCTCCGAGATGCCACACGCCTGCTGGCAAAACTCAGTTTTTCCCCTCCTATCTCGTCACAGATTGCTGGGATACCCCCTATTTTTtgcaccctctcccctcccccaccctatctctttctctttagCCGACATGGGCACATTTTCGCACTTTTTCATCCGTGGTAGTGGCCTCTGTGTCATCGCAACCGTCCCCGGGATGTGTAGCTCAATGTCATGTCCGTGTTGGCGTCCATGGCGGATGCAGACCCGGCAGTGGGAGGGTAGGAGCTGTGTACTGTTGACAGTAGCAACCGTTGCTTGTCATCTGAGCAACGGTAGGGCTGGAACGGCACACGTGCCGGGCAATAGCGGCGCTTTCTCTCATACATCATCGTCTGCACCGCGTTACAGAAGTCAAGAATGCGGTGCCATTGATTCGCGGGCCTCTCCCCAGCCTCATCGCGTTGTGCGTTGCTGTCTGAAGCGGACGACGCCATCCCCAGCCAAGGAGGCCGTCTCTCCTGCTGTGAAGTCCTCATCACGTGACGAGTCTTCCTTAGCGGCCCTACTAATCAGCCTGGAGACTGTGGGGCCATCGAacacacagcggcagcagtcaGCGCTGCCGACTTCTTCGAGGAAGCGTACTCCGCGCTTAACCCCGACTCTGTTCTCACCCGCTAAATCACAAGCGCGTGCAGAACCGAAGCCTACTCCCGTACTGTCTCCAAGCAGTAGTTGCTTCCCTAAcaacagcaccgcagcgagtGAGTTGAAGAGAACCGGCAACCCTACGCAGAGACCCCCGCACAAGTGTGCTGAAATGAACAGATACTCCGATAAACCGCTTCAAGAGGGCACTTTCTCTTCGATGGGAGAACAACGGGAGCAAAGGGTGCAGCTCCGGCGGGCTCGAAGAAGGATGTCACGGACGCCGCAGGCTTCACGAATACGTTCACTACCGGGCGGTAGACTCGAAGACGCCACAGGTGTATCCCCGTTAGCTGTGGACAGGGGGGCAGAGAAGCGCGTCGTAGAGATGCTCCGGAGAAGTCAACAACAGACCAGCCCTGATGCGGAATTTGCTATGCGGGATCCAACGGTGCATCATATTCCTCACTCGAAGCTTATGCGGTGCGTACTCGAGCTTCCTctgagcagccgctgcgacggtgacggcgcGGAGCAAAAAGAAGTCTTTGCCATTGGGCAGTCGAGGAAGGCCAAAATAGCGCGTGCGCTGTGCTTCATGCAtgcagagcagctgctggatcACTACATgagcagcagagggagaCCGTCGTCACCAACGGCAGGCGCCTCAGCAGTCCCTCCACCATTggaagaggcggtgctgccccCTCTACCCAAAACTCCGCAACCTCACGAATATCGCTCGTGGGATGAGTACGTGGACGCGAGTGCTGCGTACGTGCAGGCCGTCGCTGCCCATGTGAAGCAGGAAGGTTACATGcgtgaggaggtgctgcaaaGTGGCCACCCCGTCGTGGACCGCGCCAcagagctgctgcgtcgtTACCCGAAGCGCTACTGTCGCCCCACAGCACTGCAAGACCTCAATGAGAGCCTACGCGATGCCTCAAGCTTGATGACGACAGCGCATCTTGCAGGGACGGTCTTCGTGGCGACTCTTGTACTCGATTCTCGCACCGGTCTGACGGCGACAGGGGTGGCAAAGAATATGAAGACAGCGAAGCGGCAGTGCGCTGCCCATGCGCTCTGCATTCTGCAGTTGCTGAAGGAAGATgtagagcggcagcaggaggcggATGGCACGGGACATTCGCGACGTAGAGGCGCGCaaaagggcagcagcggcagcagcacgaagAAGGGTCTCTCTCACCAGCCGAGTGCACCGTTAGAGTCAATTCTGCGACAGCTGCAGCCTGCCTATCGGCGGATTGTACAGTACCACCATCTGCTGTTCGGCAAGGCCAGTCTGACGCCGCAAACAAGCTTCACGAAGGAATCAAACACgacgagcggcagcaacagcactATCACGTATCGTTGCCATCTTACTCTCAACGGTCTTTGCTGTGACGCCACCGGAATCAACCGCTTCGAGGCCGAGCGTGCGGCTATGGAGGCCGCAATGACAAACCTGATGCTGTACGATGAGCGACTTCAAGCGGTGCAGGCGTTTGTGAACGCGCATCTGTCCATCTCACCCGAGTCGATTCCGTCCGCGGCGCTCCCCGCGGAGCTGGTGTTTCAGCTGCAGGCTCAATTGCGGCAAGTGACACAGCAACCAGAAGACGTAGCAGCTGACGCAGCCACTGATGTTGCAACAGGGAAGACCGGGAGCGACGATGGTGCTGACATTGCAGACGACCGCAGTGACCGTGCCCGCGGCATGAGTGAACGGGCATTGCTGGACCTCACTCAGCGCAGCTTTGCCAGAGACCCGTCGTATGCGGCTCAGATGCTGCAGAGCATGCTCGCCCTTCGACGCAACCCTGTCTACCTTACTCAGTTCCATCCCTGTCGCTCCACACTGGCTATGGCAACAGTAAAGGCTCAGTTGCTCGACGCCGTTCAGCGCCACCGTGTCACTGTCGTGTGCGGTACGACAGGGTGCGGCAAAACGACGCAGGTGCCGCAGTACATCTTGGATTATGAGATCGAGCACGGCCGTGGGGGACTCTGTAACATCCTTGTCACGCAGCCGCGTCGACTGAGCAGCTTTAGCATTGCCGAACGCATCGCACAGGAACGTCTTGGCACAGTGGGAGAGGATGTCGGGTACGCGGTTCGGCTGGACGCACGCCCAGGGCGGCATATTACAATTTGCACAACAGGCGTACTACTGCAGATAttctccacccaccccgAGCTGGAGCACATCTCTCACCTGATCATCGACGAAGTACACGAGCGAGACATCAACTGTGATGTCGTTCTTGCGCTcgtgaagcagctgctggcacgGAACCTTCGCCTTCGTGTGGTGCTCATGAGTGCGACGATGCAAGCCGACGTGTTTGCCCGCTACTTCGGCACGGACACACCTGTCGTGCAGGTAGAGGGGGCAGTGTACCCAGTGACAATCCGCTACCTCGAGGATATTGCCGCCGAGGCAGCAACTGCACAATTTTGCTCGCCCTCCTTGGATGCCGTGTCGTCTGCGGATTCAGACCAACAGGatgagggaaaaaaaagagagcatACCACGCCGATCCCGCTGGTGAAGTCATCGACCACTGCATCACGACGCGTCAACACACGCAAATATCTTAAAATCGACTACAACCTCATCGCCTACCTCGTACACCGGTCGGTGCAAGTCGACCTTCAGAATAATACAGATGGAAAGTCCATCCTGGTGTTTCTGCCAGGGTGGAAGGAGCTGACGTCTGCGATGGCTGCGATCATGGAGTACAGCGGTCCGTACGCACTTCCCGATGCTAAAGGCCGCTTTTACATCATTCTCCTTCACTCCACTGTCGATAACGCGAAGCAGCGGGAGTGCTTCATGCCGGCCCCGCCCGGTACAGTGAAGGTGGTGCTGGCGACGAATATCGCCGAAAGTGGCATCACCATCGATGACGCCGCTGTGGTCATCGATACGGGCCTTATCAAGACAACTTCCTGGGAAAGCCGCCCCACTCTCCCGTGCCACCAAGGCACCACAGACACGATTGGCTCTTCGACGTCGCGGCGCCCGACCGTTGCGCACGTGCCGCTGGAGAAAGTCCCGGAGGATGGCCGAGCAGGaggcagcaggggcagcgGCGATACTGCTGCCTCCACGCCCTTCTTCTCAACGCAGCTTACCCTGGGCTACGCGAGTCAAGCAAACTGCACGCAGCGCAAGGGCCGTGCAGGGCGAACGCAAGGAGGTATGTGTTACCGCCTCTTTACAAAGGAGCTGTGGAACTCACTGCCGGCATTTCCGGAGGCGGACATTCACCGCGTACCGCTgatgcaggtgctgctgaagctgctcTCGCTTGGACACGCGAATCCAAAGGCAACACTGCAGACATTTCTCGAGCCCCCTTCGAGTACCAACGTGGACGCATCCATGGAGGTTCTTCGCGGCATCAGTGCTGTTGGAAAGACGGACGCTCTTACCCCTCTGGGGGAGTACctggcgttgctgccctGTGACCCGCGCATTGGCAAGATGATTATCGTCGGCGCTGTTCTGCGCTGTCTGGATTCTGTTCTGACTGTGGCCGCATGCACAGACGTCTGCCCGTATGTCACGAGCCGAGACGTTGCGGCCGAAGCGCGTAAGAGGCGCTATCTCCTGTCACGTAGCTCGCAGAGCGATCACATCAGCTTCCTGAATGCGTACAACGCATTCTGCGCCAACGGGGAAAAGGAAGACTTCGCGAGGCTCAACTTACTTCACCTAGGAAATCTTCGTGTCATCTCCAAGTACAAGGCGCAGTATCGCGACATCTTGCGTCACGCCGGGCTCATTAGCGCGCAAGACGAGTTGGAGGAAGACGGTGAAATGGTTGACAGCATAGATGCAGCCGGGGATCCAGTACACGGGCACCTTGGCGGCGATAGCGGCACGATCAAGGAGACAGCAGTACACTCAGAAGGTGGCAAGTTGAATCTCAGTTCCGGTgactcacgcacacaggaTGTGCGGGTGCCTGGATGGGTACCCCTCTCCTACCCTGGAACACTCTGCGTCGATACTAGCGCTCTCTCCCGCCACAGCTTCGATGTTGCGTTGGTGAaggcgtgtgtctgtgcggcGCTCTTCCCGAAcgtggcactgctgcggccaCCTGCAAATACACTCTCCTCCATGCGGCGCCTCCATGCCGCGCGCAAGGTGGAGCTACGGACGAAACATTTTTTCAGCATCAAGCCTACGAAGGATAGTGTGTGTCGACGCGTTGACGGCCCCcgcggtggcgatgcgccTGGCCGAGATGAACTGCTGAGGGAACTTCGGCGAGACTCACAGGCTGTTACCACAGATTCTACGACGTCGAGCACGTCCCCAGTCCAGCCTGTCCCGGCGCTCTTCTACGTCTTCCAGGACGTCTTTGGGGTGAGAGATCCGCGGCGGGACTTCCTTACCAGCCTGTCCGCTGTCAGTCTATGGGCATTGCTGCTTTTTGGTGCGTCGGAGTCCACAACGGAGTACAATGCGGAGCTGTCCATCTGTGTTGTGGACGGTTGGATTGCAGTGCATATTGACCGCGCTACCTATGCCCTTGTCACGCAGCTCCGTCAGTCCTTATTCCAGTGCTTGCGCAGAAAGTACCACAACCCGCAAGACCCTCAAAACAATTCTGCACTGAAGACAGTGACAGAAGTCTGCCGGAGACTCCTGAAGGCGCCGGTGCTGGAAATGCCGGCGGCGAAGTCGCTGGACACAGCGGGGAGCACAACATGCAAAACAGCGGCAGGGCGCCAGCAGTCCCCATGGCAGCTGGTTGACATGGGCACTATTATCGACCCTCTTGTGCACCTACGGCACGGGGACTCTGCTGATGGCAGCGCGACCGCTGTGGCTGGAGAGAATGCGCTTCTGAACCtggacggtggtggtgacggcgacgAAGATGATGACAACGAAGGCCTTCCAAACTTCAATTCTGTGGACGGGGACGATGACGACAATGATGGGAATGCCACGGAGGATGGCGATCAGCTAAAATGA